In Spiroplasma litorale, a single genomic region encodes these proteins:
- the nrdI gene encoding class Ib ribonucleoside-diphosphate reductase assembly flavoprotein NrdI, producing the protein MHDDIKLVDDSEIVKPTGKVHVVYFSSISNNTHRFIEKLEIDNSRIPYELENELKISKDYVLITPTYGGGGKDTAGAVPKQVIKFLNDENNRKYCRGVVASGNTNFGDSFAIAGPILSKKLNVPLLYQFELLGTSHDVVTLKKILNDFWNEGN; encoded by the coding sequence ATGCATGACGATATTAAATTAGTGGATGATTCTGAAATTGTTAAACCAACCGGAAAAGTTCATGTTGTGTATTTTTCATCCATATCAAACAATACCCACAGATTTATAGAAAAATTAGAAATTGATAATTCTAGAATTCCATATGAATTAGAAAATGAACTTAAAATATCAAAAGACTATGTTTTAATTACTCCAACATATGGTGGAGGCGGTAAAGATACTGCTGGTGCTGTACCAAAACAGGTTATCAAATTTTTAAATGATGAAAATAATAGAAAATATTGTAGAGGAGTTGTTGCTTCTGGTAACACTAATTTTGGTGACTCTTTTGCAATTGCTGGACCAATACTTTCTAAAAAACTTAATGTTCCTTTGCTTTATCAATTTGAGCTTTTGGGAACAAGCCACGATGTGGTTACTTTAAAAAAAATTCTTAATGATTTTTGAAACGAAGGGAATTAA
- a CDS encoding HPr family phosphocarrier protein, whose product MTSFKAKVIDPVGLHARPASVLTKEASKFTSEIKIKTGDKEGNLKSIMNVMALAVKSGSEIIIEASGDDEKEAIAAIEQAMKDNSII is encoded by the coding sequence ATGACTTCATTTAAAGCAAAAGTTATAGATCCAGTAGGGTTACATGCTAGACCTGCTTCAGTATTAACAAAAGAAGCATCAAAATTCACATCAGAGATTAAGATTAAAACAGGTGATAAAGAAGGTAACCTAAAATCTATCATGAACGTAATGGCATTAGCAGTAAAATCAGGTTCTGAAATCATTATTGAAGCATCAGGAGATGATGAAAAAGAAGCTATAGCTGCAATCGAACAAGCTATGAAAGATAATTCTATAATTTAA
- a CDS encoding ATP-dependent helicase, which yields MDNYLEDLNKEQLEAVINIDRPVRIIAGAGSGKTKVITSKIVYLIKNQGIAPKKILAVTFTNKAANEMKSRVIKALPEIDNTPMITTFHAFCVRVLREDGDCIGLSRDFVIVDASEQAKIINKIKKRLGIFDDLTINNKKISYKLSKWKSEKKSIEELQETIFNNDEKKLIRIYDAYIKEFDENNYVDFDDLILKTHLLFSSDKNTLLKWRNRFDYILVDEFQDTNYPQFDLIRWVSKENNLTVVGDPDQTIYSWRGAKVKIILDFSKVFPNSKTIFLNQNYRSTKSILNLANQFISLNQNREEKIIHTNNHEGKSIKINEASTRISEAKIVANKIQEIVKSKKYSYSDIYVLYRINAWSQEFEKEFQNKGIPFQLIGGFKFKDRKVIKDVTAMLKAVSFKDDISVEHFLSLTPKVGQVSIEKLVQKAYEINSSLFDLVTKNLEIALTINKNLKEVSSALIKGSELSETNFSVQETCKKVINLSGYMSRFNVNDKEDQEAINNINAYYDQMANYDNEYNFSNDSNVVKDFLYSEALISDQDDLKTLNKVTLLTIHAAKGLENKVVFIVGLNRDVFPSYMSFMSKDSLEEERRAFYVAITRAKEELYISYVSGEYSHISKGELIQSKFIEELDPKLYEIEKNIYFHPDNTYTSTKASNINLKDKVEEKLKKINLIKGDIIDHIVFGKGSVVKIQDKYISIAFEDPKQGVKMVPINSSTWKKI from the coding sequence ATGGATAATTATCTAGAAGATTTAAACAAGGAACAATTAGAAGCTGTTATAAATATAGATAGGCCAGTAAGAATAATAGCTGGAGCTGGTAGTGGAAAAACAAAAGTCATTACTTCCAAAATAGTTTATCTAATTAAAAATCAAGGTATAGCACCAAAAAAAATTTTAGCAGTAACATTTACTAACAAGGCTGCAAATGAAATGAAGTCAAGGGTTATAAAAGCTTTGCCTGAAATTGATAATACACCAATGATAACCACATTTCATGCTTTTTGTGTGAGGGTTCTTAGAGAAGATGGTGATTGCATTGGTCTATCAAGAGACTTTGTTATTGTCGATGCAAGTGAACAAGCTAAAATTATTAATAAAATAAAAAAAAGACTTGGTATCTTTGATGATTTAACAATTAATAATAAAAAAATTTCTTATAAATTAAGTAAATGAAAGTCTGAAAAGAAGTCAATTGAAGAATTACAAGAAACTATTTTTAATAATGATGAAAAAAAATTAATCAGAATATATGATGCCTATATAAAAGAATTTGATGAAAATAACTATGTTGATTTTGATGACCTTATACTTAAGACACATTTATTATTTTCTTCTGATAAAAATACTCTTTTAAAATGAAGAAATAGATTTGATTACATTTTAGTTGATGAATTCCAAGACACAAATTATCCACAATTTGATTTAATTCGTTGAGTAAGTAAGGAAAATAATCTAACAGTTGTTGGAGATCCAGACCAAACCATATATTCTTGAAGGGGTGCAAAAGTAAAAATAATACTAGATTTTAGTAAAGTATTTCCAAATTCAAAAACTATATTTTTAAATCAAAATTATAGATCTACTAAAAGCATATTAAATTTAGCAAATCAATTTATAAGTCTAAATCAAAATAGGGAAGAAAAGATTATACATACAAATAACCATGAAGGTAAAAGTATTAAAATTAATGAGGCATCAACAAGAATCAGTGAAGCTAAAATTGTTGCCAATAAAATTCAAGAAATAGTAAAATCTAAAAAATACAGTTATTCAGATATTTATGTTTTATATAGAATAAATGCTTGATCCCAAGAATTTGAAAAAGAGTTTCAAAATAAGGGTATTCCATTTCAATTAATTGGAGGATTTAAGTTTAAAGATAGAAAAGTAATTAAAGACGTTACAGCAATGCTTAAGGCTGTATCTTTTAAAGATGATATTTCAGTAGAACATTTTCTTTCACTAACTCCTAAGGTTGGACAAGTTTCAATAGAAAAACTAGTTCAAAAAGCTTATGAAATCAATTCGAGTCTATTTGATTTGGTAACAAAAAACCTTGAAATTGCTTTAACAATAAACAAAAATCTTAAGGAAGTGAGTTCCGCACTTATTAAAGGAAGTGAACTATCAGAAACTAATTTTTCTGTTCAAGAAACATGTAAAAAAGTTATTAATTTATCTGGATATATGTCAAGGTTTAATGTTAATGATAAAGAGGACCAAGAAGCAATAAATAATATAAATGCCTATTATGACCAGATGGCTAACTATGATAATGAGTATAACTTCTCAAATGACTCTAATGTTGTTAAAGATTTTTTGTATAGTGAGGCTTTAATTTCTGATCAAGATGATTTAAAAACTTTAAATAAAGTCACATTACTTACAATTCATGCAGCGAAGGGATTGGAAAATAAAGTTGTCTTTATAGTAGGGCTAAATCGTGATGTTTTTCCTTCATATATGAGTTTTATGTCAAAAGACTCACTAGAAGAAGAAAGACGAGCATTTTATGTTGCGATCACAAGGGCTAAAGAAGAACTTTATATATCTTATGTTTCAGGTGAATATTCACACATATCTAAAGGGGAACTAATTCAATCAAAATTTATTGAAGAACTTGACCCTAAATTATATGAAATTGAAAAAAATATATACTTTCACCCTGATAATACATATACAAGCACAAAAGCTTCAAATATTAATTTAAAAGATAAAGTGGAAGAAAAATTGAAAAAAATTAATTTAATAAAAGGTGATATCATTGACCATATTGTATTTGGTAAAGGTAGTGTAGTTAAAATACAAGATAAATATATTTCAATCGCTTTTGAAGACCCTAAACAAGGGGTAAAAATGGTTCCAATAAATTCTTCAACTTGGAAAAAAATTTAA
- the nrdF gene encoding class 1b ribonucleoside-diphosphate reductase subunit beta, with protein sequence MAKQKNDYYNESVSPVEYALNKFKGKMRSVNWNVINDDKDLEVWNRATQNFWLPEKVPVSNDLVSWKTLEPKWQQLITRTFTGLTLLDTIQATIGDIAQIPNSLTDHEQVVYANFSFMVAVHARSYGTIFSTLCSSEQIEEAHEWVINTKSLQDRARILIPFYTGDDILKSKVAAALMPGFLLYGGFYLPFYLSARGKLSNTSDIIRLILRDKVIHNYYSGYKYQKKVQKLSPDKQAEMKKFVFDLLYELIDLEKKYLLELYDGFGIADDAIRFSVYNAGKFLQNLGYESPFSEEETRIDPEIFTQLSARADENHDFFSGNGSSYIMGVTEETEDSDWEF encoded by the coding sequence ATGGCAAAACAAAAAAATGATTATTATAATGAATCGGTATCACCAGTTGAGTATGCATTAAATAAGTTTAAGGGAAAAATGCGTTCAGTTAACTGAAATGTGATTAATGATGACAAGGACTTAGAAGTTTGAAATAGAGCAACTCAAAATTTCTGATTACCAGAAAAAGTACCAGTTTCAAATGACCTAGTTTCTTGAAAAACACTTGAGCCCAAATGACAACAACTGATAACTCGTACCTTTACAGGATTGACATTGCTTGACACAATACAAGCAACTATCGGAGACATTGCTCAAATACCTAATTCTTTAACAGATCATGAACAAGTTGTATATGCTAACTTTTCTTTTATGGTTGCTGTTCATGCAAGGTCTTATGGAACAATTTTTTCTACATTATGTTCAAGTGAACAAATCGAAGAAGCGCACGAATGAGTTATAAATACTAAAAGTTTACAAGACAGAGCTAGAATTTTAATACCTTTTTACACTGGTGATGATATTTTAAAATCTAAAGTAGCTGCTGCTTTAATGCCTGGTTTTTTATTGTATGGAGGTTTTTACTTACCATTTTACTTATCTGCAAGAGGTAAACTATCTAATACATCAGATATAATTAGACTTATTTTAAGAGACAAAGTTATTCATAATTATTACAGTGGTTATAAGTATCAAAAAAAAGTACAAAAATTAAGTCCTGATAAACAAGCGGAAATGAAAAAGTTTGTATTCGACTTATTGTATGAATTAATTGATTTAGAAAAAAAATATTTACTTGAGTTATACGATGGATTCGGTATAGCAGATGATGCGATTAGATTTAGTGTGTATAATGCTGGTAAATTTTTACAAAACCTTGGTTATGAATCACCATTCTCAGAAGAAGAAACAAGAATTGATCCTGAGATATTTACCCAGTTATCAGCAAGAGCCGATGAAAACCATGACTTCTTTTCTGGTAATGGGTCATCTTATATAATGGGTGTTACTGAAGAGACAGAAGACTCTGATTGAGAGTTTTAG